A stretch of DNA from Nitrospira sp. KM1:
GCCGTCGGCCGGTGGTTTCGGACTCGACGGGCAATGGAACGATGATTTCCATCACTCTCTGCGCGTCGTCCTTACGGGTGAACAGAAGGGGTATTACAGCGACTTTCAGGGATTGCATGATCTGTCGACGGCCGTGCAGAACGGATACGTCTATAACGGCAAATATTCCCCGCACCGGCGCCGCCGTCACGGGAATTCATCCACCCATTGCCGGCCGGCGCAATTCGTCGTCTTCGCGCAGAATCACGATCAGATCGGTAACCGTGCCGAAGGCGATCGTTTAAGCGCACGGATCCCGAGCGAGGCATTGAAAGTGTCGCTGGCGCTGACCCTGCTCTCGCCTCAGATTCCGATGCTGTTCATGGGCGAGGAGTACGGGGAAACAGCCCCTTTCCAATACTTCATCGAACACAGTGATCCGGAATTGATCGAAGCAGTCCGGCGGGGACGGCGACGGGAGTTTGCGCTGTTCGGATGGGATCCGGACCAAATTCCAGACCCGCAGGCACCCAGTACGTTCGAACGGTCCCGCGTGAATCGGAGTGGTTTGGACGCCGTCAAGCATGGCCTCTTGCGATGGACGCATGCGCTCATTGAAGCCAGGAAGGCCCATCCGGTCCTTGCCGCCGGTGAATCGGCCACCCCGCTCCATTCAGTGCGCGCCATGGAAGAGGAGAGGGTATTGATCGTGCACCGGTGGGCCGAGTCCGAACGTCATGCCGTGCTGATTTTCGGCTTCAATGCCGCTCCCGTCGCGATCACGATCGACAAGCCCGAGGGACCCTGGCATCTGCTGCTGGATTCCAATTCGAGGGAATTCGGGGCGGACGAGCAAGGCCGCCCTGCGCCGGAGTTGAGCGTCACCTCGGGTGGCACATCACTCACACTTTCCCCCTCTACCGTTCTGGTGTATATCTCGCCTGATCCCCGCATGTGAATGGATTACGAGCGTTCTGCCATGCCCTGTCGACGCCCGTCTGTATCGTTTACCGAGGAGGTTGATCATGTCCCCGATGTATCTCGCGCGGTTCTTTGACCGGTCGTTCGATTGGATTTCGACATCAGGATTGAGGATCCTGCTTATCTCCACTGCCATCGCCGTTTTTCTCGTCATCGTGAAGCGGTTATTGATGCGATTTCGCCGCCTCTATGAGGGAACGCTCTCCGCTCCCGCACAGATCAAACGGGCCGACACGCTGTCGCAAGTGATCCGCGACGTGGCGAGGGTTGTGATCCTTGTCGTCGGAGGCATGATGATTCTGTCGGAAGTCGGCATCGATTTGAAGCCTCTGCTGGCCGCCGCCGGACTCGGCGGGTTGGCGATAGGCTTTGGCGCACAGAGCCTCGTCAAAGACGTCATCTCGGGGTTTTTTATCCTGCTCGAGGATTCGGTTCAAATCGGAGACGCCGTCGAGATCGCCGGTGTCAGCGGAGTCGTAGAGGAAGTCAATCTCAGGACGATCACGTTGCGGGACGGTGCTGGGAGCGTCTACGTGGTTCCGAACGGAAGCATCGACAAGGTCAAGAACATGACCAAATCGTATTGTTACTACCTCCTCGACATCAATGTCTCCTATCGTGAAAATGTCGATGAGGTGATGGCGGTCGTGCGGGCCCTTGGCGAAGAATTGCGCAGCGATCCGGCATTCGGCACAGATATCCTCGAACCGCTGGAGATGTTCGGCGTGGACCAATTCACCGATTCTGCGGTGGTGATCAAATGTCGTATCAAGACCACGCCCACACAGCAGTGGCGGGTCGGTCGCGAAATGAACCGGCGGATCAAGAACACATTCGACGCGCGCGGCATCGAGATGCCGTTCCCGCATCGCACGATTTACTGGGGTGAACCCAAGCACGGGACTCCTCCTCCAGTCTATGTCGCACAGTGGCGGGGAGAGCCGGCGGCGTCGACCTGATCGGCGGCCGGACCGAACGAGCGGCCGATTCCATGAGATGGCGATCACGGGGGAGTGGAACAATCCAACGGCCGGTTGTAGACTCGGCAGAAGGAGGGGCGGTGATCAAATATCTGAGGACGCGGGCAAAGCATCGCCGGCCTCGCTGGTGGGGCGGGTGGCAGACCGAGTTGTCGATTCGTGATTACGTGTGGTGGTGCTGCATCGTCGGATTCGGCCTCTTTACGATTGTCGGCATGTGGTTCATGTTAGCCGGCTAGGATGCGTGACGCGTCCGTTCCTTCTCGCGTGTGGAAAGGATAGTCTTGCAGCGTATCAGCCATCCGCGCATTCCGCTTTCGACCTACCGTCTCCAAATGAACCGTACCTGCACGTTCCGTGACGTGACAGCCCGTGTGGCATACTTGCACGCCCTGGGCATTACGGATCTTTACTGCTCGCCCTATTTTGCATCCGTCCCGGGCAGCATGCACGGCTATGATGTCGTCGATCCAACCATTTTGAATCCGGAGATCGGGACGGAGGAGGACTACCGCGCGTTGGTCGCGGAGTTGCATCAGCGGGAAATGGGACAACTGTTGGACGTCGTCCCCAATCACATGAGCATCGCATTGCAGATCAACCGCTGGTGGCAGGACGTGCTGGAAAACGGTCCCAGTTCCACCTATGCGTCCTTTTTCGACATCGATTGGGTTCCACTCAAGGCGGAACTTCTCGATAAAGTCTTGCTGCCGATTCTGGGCGATCACTATGGCGTGGTGTTGGAGAACCAGCAGCTTCAATTGGGATACGAAGAAGGGCACTTCATACTCCGCTACGCGGATCATCATCTTCCGATCGGTCCGAAATCCGCCGCCATGATCCTGTCGTACCGCCTGGATCCCTTGAAACAGAAAATCGGAGCGGATCATGCGGATCTTCTCGAACTGGAAAGCATCATCACCGCATTGCGTCATTTGCCGTCGCGCCATGAACGCTCACCGGAAACGATCGCCGAGCGCTATCGGGAAAAGGAGATCACCAGAAGGCGGCTGAAGGTGCTGACGGGGCAGAGTGAGGCGATCAAGACCTTCATCGAAGACAACGTCCGCCGGTTCAATGGCATCACCGGCGATCCTCGGAGCTTTGATCTCCTCGATGAACTGCTCAATGCGCAGGCCTACCGGTTGGCCAATTGGCGGGTGGCCTCCGAAGAAATCAACTACCGCCGGTTTTTCGACATCAACGAGCTGGCCGCGATCCGTATGGAGCACCCTGCCGTCTTTGCGGAAACGCATACGCTTCTGCTTCGCCTTGTCAAGGAAGGGGCGGTGACCGGTCTGCGCATCGATCACGTGGATGGACTGTACGATCCTGCCGACTACCTCATCAAGCTGCAGGAATGGGCGAGAAAGGAATTGACGCCGGACAATCCGGTGGCGCAGCCGCTCTATGTGGTCGTGGAGAAGATTCTGGCCGTCAACGAAGAGCTGCCCTCCAATTGGCCTGTCTATGGGACAACCGGCTACGAATTCGTCAACTGGACCAATGCGCTGTTTGTCGATCGAACGGCCGAGCGGGCGTTTGACGCCATGTATGGGCGGGTGATCGGACGGATCGAACCGTTCGAGGAACTGACGTACCGGTGTAAGCAGCTTATCATGCAGGCCTCGCTGTCGAGCGACCTCAACGTGCTCGGGCATCAACTCAACGTATTGTCGGAGCGGGACCGCCGTTCTCGCGATTTCACGCTGAACAGCCTGATCCACGCGATCGAAGAAATCATCGCCTGTTTTCCCGTGTACCGGACGTACATGACCGGTGGCACCGACGGCATTCTCGAACGCGATCGGACATTCGTGTGGCAGGCGGTGGCCAAAGCCAAGCGACGCAACCCGGCGGTCAGCGGGCTGGTCTTCGACTTCGTGCGGGATCTGCTGTTGGGCGCATCGAATTTGACGGAGCTCCACCGCGAGGAATGCCTGAGATTCGTGAAGAAGTTCCAGCAAACGACCAGCCCGGTCACAGCCAAGGGAATCGAGGATACCGCTTTTTATCGATTCCACCGCTTCGTCTCACTGAATGAGGTCGGCGCGGATCCGCAGCAGTTCGGTATCACCCCGAATCTCGTGCACCAACAGTTCAAGGGACGTCAGGCCAGATGGTCGGCCGCGCTGTCGGCCACGTCGACGCACGACACGAAGCGCAGTGAAGACGTCCGTGCCAGGCTCAATGTGCTGTCCGAAGTCCCGAAACGGTGGAATGATCACGTCGTGCGGTGGCGGAAGGCGAACCGGCGGTTCAAAAGCGAGGTGCAGGGCGAAACGGCACCGGGTCAAAATGAGGAATATCTTCTGTACCAGACTCTCCTGGGCGCCTGGCCTCTGGAACGGATGGATGAAGACGCGTACGCGCAATTCGTCGAACGCATTCAGCGCTACATGATCAAAGCCGTGAAAGAAGCCAAGCAGCTCACCAGCTGGGTCAGTCCCGACTCCGAATATGAGGAGGCGTTGGGAACGTTCGTCGGAAAGATTCTGGACCGTTCCGAGTCGAATGCATTCCTCGAGGACTTTCTTCCCTTTCAGGAGGAGATCGCCCAGTTCGGCCTGTATAACTCCTTGTCGCAAGTGCTGCTGAAGATCGCAG
This window harbors:
- a CDS encoding mechanosensitive ion channel family protein, with the translated sequence MSPMYLARFFDRSFDWISTSGLRILLISTAIAVFLVIVKRLLMRFRRLYEGTLSAPAQIKRADTLSQVIRDVARVVILVVGGMMILSEVGIDLKPLLAAAGLGGLAIGFGAQSLVKDVISGFFILLEDSVQIGDAVEIAGVSGVVEEVNLRTITLRDGAGSVYVVPNGSIDKVKNMTKSYCYYLLDINVSYRENVDEVMAVVRALGEELRSDPAFGTDILEPLEMFGVDQFTDSAVVIKCRIKTTPTQQWRVGREMNRRIKNTFDARGIEMPFPHRTIYWGEPKHGTPPPVYVAQWRGEPAAST
- the treY gene encoding malto-oligosyltrehalose synthase, with protein sequence MQRISHPRIPLSTYRLQMNRTCTFRDVTARVAYLHALGITDLYCSPYFASVPGSMHGYDVVDPTILNPEIGTEEDYRALVAELHQREMGQLLDVVPNHMSIALQINRWWQDVLENGPSSTYASFFDIDWVPLKAELLDKVLLPILGDHYGVVLENQQLQLGYEEGHFILRYADHHLPIGPKSAAMILSYRLDPLKQKIGADHADLLELESIITALRHLPSRHERSPETIAERYREKEITRRRLKVLTGQSEAIKTFIEDNVRRFNGITGDPRSFDLLDELLNAQAYRLANWRVASEEINYRRFFDINELAAIRMEHPAVFAETHTLLLRLVKEGAVTGLRIDHVDGLYDPADYLIKLQEWARKELTPDNPVAQPLYVVVEKILAVNEELPSNWPVYGTTGYEFVNWTNALFVDRTAERAFDAMYGRVIGRIEPFEELTYRCKQLIMQASLSSDLNVLGHQLNVLSERDRRSRDFTLNSLIHAIEEIIACFPVYRTYMTGGTDGILERDRTFVWQAVAKAKRRNPAVSGLVFDFVRDLLLGASNLTELHREECLRFVKKFQQTTSPVTAKGIEDTAFYRFHRFVSLNEVGADPQQFGITPNLVHQQFKGRQARWSAALSATSTHDTKRSEDVRARLNVLSEVPKRWNDHVVRWRKANRRFKSEVQGETAPGQNEEYLLYQTLLGAWPLERMDEDAYAQFVERIQRYMIKAVKEAKQLTSWVSPDSEYEEALGTFVGKILDRSESNAFLEDFLPFQEEIAQFGLYNSLSQVLLKIAAPGVPDFYQGTELWDFSLVDPDNRRPVDYEKRARWLAELKTASESTARRTLMGELVEHRLDGRIKMFVTAEGLRYRKEHAQLFQRGDYVPLEGIGVQREHIFAFARIFEGEALVAAVPRLVTSIVPAAMTPPLGEKIWADTHIVMPAWKDGTIFRNRFTGEELSTASREGKQVIPAGGLFNIFPVALLEKQF